From the Anolis sagrei isolate rAnoSag1 chromosome 12, rAnoSag1.mat, whole genome shotgun sequence genome, one window contains:
- the CCDC87 gene encoding coiled-coil domain-containing protein 87, which produces MARRVYSAAHLRYTLDDAESWAQRLRSQYRKVLAPLTLFPGSYSRVRAPLPAEAEADAAYSPSSSALPSSKRPSSARATLSTVPISQAALLQMVSHKMELGPQWAKHIPPTHQYAFREIILAEVRHAYAEIQRSLHDPAFEARVNRELYQHLVTYVGLVSQHLFLHYLCLMKNHRSLKVFTDYANLTRFSSQLALDCSRFLDVAAVRHHLVIEMKASRRCRSLSPRKATLVAERPTRSMGCRLGFTIGHFIRLTQPRTPALRQKRAQDIKELEEIPPLDMWKIKELRLPTMESIIRATSCADVTPPCPGKDKSKTEAEKKKAPVRKSHSLPNMRAGQLLADELGICITPRRLTPDLPFRCVDGEASMDASSLAEDLRRLVQGSVLRSGHGKEEEEDGLDLPPLLKVLTRRKANETRMEHLQRMLASLRHEESSEWKRRNTIIAAPASHPQATTVNFKVHEQMVVKAADLQVSERVYSEAIVVERSLPIYNHLLGEINNATLKSLDASLFVGEEVREMYKELMNTVPKDHLNFDLGPLIEPYATKLDLSVCFASSTLTRRKSEQVVNEELANILPAGPFTPEEVVDTLKTPNLPFKKPMSKKQHASWLKWWKNTFNIDDYLNYIATKESDFLPVIFHLYSVGGDAEEDLRQQAIHEAEVKKQEKVKRNSIKKVAQVQFKEEFFEPKKAAKVQFKEKSFEPKEAAKVQFKEESFEPQWRPESTAKMELGALVPYDHKPEDLRALQRRLERLWTVLHFSESERLNMAIKYSSNQYYFFLPDMLKAWEEAAQLIQERELLLAELESFEQTASDPNRLFSQEPQAFALRMKESRRRDHLHKELAWFNSELYEVLTEIKKEFNDTVTFRGRPYMEKMQWDKVEMLYWLQQQRRGSALKRHTKTGRQRRLPPLT; this is translated from the coding sequence GGCTGATGCGGCctactccccttcctcctctgcgTTGCCCTCTTCCAAGAGGCCCTCCTCCGCCAGGGCCACCCTATCCACGGTGCCCATCTCCCAGGCAGCATTGCTCCAGATGGTGAGCCACAAGATGGAGCTGGGCCCACAGTGGGCCAAACACATCCCTCCGACGCATCAGTACGCCTTCCGGGAGATCATCCTGGCCGAAGTGCGGCACGCCTACGCCGAGATCCAGCGCAGCCTCCACGACCCGGCTTTCGAGGCCCGGGTCAACCGGGAACTGTACCAACACCTGGTGACCTACGTGGGCCTGGTCTCGCAGCACCTCTTCCTGCACTACCTGTGCCTCATGAAGAACCACCGCTCGCTCAAGGTCTTCACCGACTACGCCAACCTCACCCGCTTCTCCTCGCAGCTCGCCTTGGACTGCAGCCGCTTCTTGGACGTGGCCGCCGTGCGGCACCACCTCGTGATAGAGATGAAGGCCTCGCGCAGGTGCCGGAGCCTCTCCCCGCGCAAGGCGACGCTTGTCGCCGAGCGCCCGACCCGCTCCATGGGGTGCCGCCTCGGCTTCACCATCGGGCACTTCATCCGCCTCACTCAACCCCGCACGCCGGCTCTGAGGCAAAAGAGAGCTCAGGATATCaaggagctggaagagatcccgcCATTGGATATGTGGAAGATCAAGGAACTGCGGCTCCCTACAATGGAAAGCATTATCCGGGCCACGTCGTGCGCTGATGTCACCCCGCCATGTCCGGGAAAGGACAAAAGCAAGACAGAGGCAGAGAAGAAGAAAGCTCCCGTTAGGAAAAGCCACTCTTTGCCCAATATGCGAGCCGGGCAGCTGCTGGCGGACGAGTTGGGGATCTGCATCACACCTCGGCGCCTCACTCCAGATTTGCCGTTCCGCTGCGTGGATGGCGAGGCGAGCATGGACGCAAGCAGCCTGGCGGAAGATCTGCGGAGGCTGGTGCAAGGGTCCGTGCTGAGGAGCGGGCacgggaaagaagaggaagaagacggCTTGGACCTCCCTCCGCTGCTGAAGGTCTTGACGCGCCGCAAGGCCAACGAGACCCGGATGGAGCACCTCCAGAGGATGCTGGCTTCCTTGCGGCATGAAGAGAGCTCCGAGTGGAAGCGGAGGAATACCATTATCGCCGCGCCGGCATCTCACCCGCAAGCGACAACAGTGAACTTCAAAGTCCATGAGCAAATGGTGGTGAAGGCAGCCGACCTGCAAGTCTCGGAAAGGGTGTATTCCGAAGCCATCGTCGTGGAAAGGTCCCTCCCGATATACAATCACCTCCTCGGGGAGATAAACAACGCCACTCTGAAGTCTCTGGATGCCAGCCTTTTCGTCGGGGAAGAGGTCCGGGAGATGTACAAGGAGTTGATGAATACCGTCCCAAAAGACCACTTGAATTTTGACCTTGGGCCCTTGATAGAACCTTATGCTACCAAACTAGATTTGTCAGTTTGTTTCGCTTCTTCGACGCTGACCAGGAGGAAAAGTGAGCAGGTCGTGAACGAAGAGCTGGCTAACATCCTTCCCGCCGGGCCTTTCACCCCAGAGGAAGTGGTGGACACGCTGAAGACTCCAAATCTCCCTTTCAAGAAGCCCATGAGTAAAAAACAACATGCGTCTTGGCTGAAATGGTGGAAGAACACCTTCAACATTGATGACTACCTGAACTACATCGCGACCAAAGAGTCCGACTTTTTGCCAGTGATCTTCCATTTGTACAGCGTTGGTGGAGACGCTGAGGAGGACCTGCGGCAGCAGGCGATCCATGAGGCTGAAGTCAAGAAACAAGAGAAAGTGAAGAGAAACTCAATTAAGAAAGTTGCCCAGGTCCAATTCAAGGAGGAATTCTTTGAGCCTAAGAAAGCTGCCAAGGTCCAATTCAAGGAGAAATCGTTTGAGCCTAAGGAAGCTGCCAAGGTCCAATTCAAGGAGGAATCGTTTGAGCCGCAGTGGAGGCCTGAGAGCACGGCGAAGATGGAACTGGGAGCTCTAGTTCCTTACGACCACAAGCCTGAGGATCTCCGGGCCCTGCAGAGAAGGCTGGAAAGGCTCTGGACCGTCCTTCATTTCTCAGAGTCAGAGAGGCTCAATATGGCCATCAAGTACAGCTCCAACCAATACTATTTCTTCCTCCCCGACATGCTCAAAGCATGGGAGGAGGCGGCCCAGTTAATCCAGGAGCGGGAGCTCTTGCTGGCCGAACTGGAAAGCTTTGAGCAGACAGCGTCGGACCCAAACCGCTTGTTCAGCCAAGAGCCCCAGGCTTTTGCCTTGCGGATGAAGGAATCCAGAAGAAGGGACCACCTGCACAAGGAGCTGGCCTGGTTTAACTCGGAGCTCTATGAAGTCCTGACCGAGATCAAAAAGGAGTTCAACGACACGGTGACGTTCCGGGGACGGCCCTACATGGAGAAGATGCAATGGGACAAAGTGGAGATGCTGTACTGGTTGCAGCAACAGCGCCGTGGAAGTGCCCTGAAGAGGCACACCAAAACAGGGAGACAGAGGAGGCTCCCCCCTCTTACTTAG